The genomic region CCTGCGGGAGAGGGCGAGATTCCACAACGGACGCCCCGTGACGGCGGACGACGTCTTGTACAGCTGGCTGCGGGCGGCCAGTCCCGGATTGCGTTCGACGACGGCCGTTCGGTATCTGGGCGACATCGCCGGACTCCGCGAATATCGGGCCGGAACCGCCGATTCGATTCCCGGCATCCGCATCGTCGACCCGCAAACGCTGCAAGTGACCCTCAACGCTCCGGTTCCTTTTTTTCTGGAAAAGCTGGCCTATCCGACGTCATGGATCGTGGACCGCTACAACGTGCGGCTGCCGAATTGGGAGTTCAATCCCAACGGCACCGGCCCTTTTCGGATGGCGCAACGGGTGCATCAGCGAAGCGTCCTCCTGGAAACCAACGGCAATTACTACGGCGCTCCTTCGAAACTGCGCTACATAATTTACTGGATCACCGCCTCATCGGCGGAAAGCCTGTTCCGCAGCGGAAAGATCGACCGGATGACTGTCCCCTCCGAAATGCTGCCGGCCGTCGGCAATCCGCACGACGAAATGTTCGGGGCGGTTTCGGTTGAGCGGAATTTGTGCACGAAATTCATCCGCTTCAACACCGAGATTGCCCCGTTCGACGATCCTTTGGTCCGTCAAGCGTTCTCCCTGTCGATCGACCGCGAAGTGTATGCCGAGGTGACCGCCGAGGAGGGGGATCTGCCCGGATCCGGCATTCTTCCTCCGGGGATGCGGGGCTATTCGGCGGACTACGCCTGGCCCGTGTACGATCCGGACCAAGCCAGGGCCCTGCTGGCCCGATCCCGGTACTACGACGGAACGGATCCGTATCCGGAGATCCGGTTCGTTCTTCCAAGCTGGGGGGGCGAATTCGAGCATTCCATGGAGTTCTTGGTAGACTCCTGGGAAAACGCCCTGGGGATAGACATCCGGGTGGAAGGACTGGCGGAGGAGGAGTACCGCAAGTGGCTGGGGGGGGACCCGGACATGCAGATGATCCTCTCCCGTCATTGCGCGGCCTACCCCGATCCAGACAGTTTTTACGGCTTTCTGTTCCACGGAAGCCAGGCCGATTTGTCCTGCGGCTACCGGAACGATTCCCTGGATGCCTTGCTGGATTCCGCGGCGGTGGAAACGGATTGGTTCCGGCGGACGGACCTGTACCATCAGGCGGACCGGATTCTCTATGACGATGCCCCGATACTGATTCTCGCCTACGCCGGACCGACCTACGCCGTTTGGAAGACGCGGGTCATGGGGTACGTCCCCGTGCCGATCACCGTAGCCCAACATCACCGGCTTTGGATCCTTTCGGATTGATGAGGCTTAACCGCTCGGCCTGCTCCGAATGCCCAAGAAGGCGAACTGGCGTAGCCCCGTTCGGAGGAATCGCCGCCGCGGTCATGGTCGGCGGATTGCTTTGCGGCTGCCGGTCCGCCCAGGGTGGGGAGGATTCCGTCTTGAGGATCGCCGTTGAACCGGATCTCGAACCGATTGCCGCGGTTCTGGTGGAGGAGTTCAACCGGGCCAACGGGCAGGGGGTTCTCTTGTCGACGGCCATTTTGGATTACCCTGCAATCCAAACGGCGCTGGAGAGCGGACAGGCGGCGGGTGTTTTGGATTGGGAAGAGCCGCCGCCGGATGATTGGTCGGCGCGCGTCGGATGGGTCGGAATCCGTTTCGCTGTCCATCCGGAGAATCCCGTCGGGGATCTCTCGTCCCTGCAGGCCCGGGGGATCTACCTCGGACGGATCGACGCCTGGGAGGAGATCGGCGGGATCGCGGGAAAAATCCATGCACTGGCGTTCGATCCGCAGGCGGGGTGGGGAGCGGCTTTCGGGATGGCGGTGTTGACGGGCAGCCGTCTGGCGCCCGGCGCGCAAATCGTCCCGACCCTGGAGGCAATGGCCGCGGAGGTCGCGGCGGATCCATCGGCAATCGGCTATTTGCCGGGGTTTTATCGCTCGATAGGAATCAGGTTTGTGACGGTTGGCGGGGTTGCCGCAGGGTATGCGCAGGTGCTTTCCGGCGGGTATCCCTTCCGCCTTCCCTTGTACCTGACGGCGGAGTCGGAATCCAGCCGGGAAATACTCGAGTTCGCGGGCTGGATGCAATCTCCGGCCGGCCAAGCTGTGTTAATGCAAACACAATCATGGGAGTAGATCCATGGAAACCCTAAGCTCCTCGGACAGAATTCGGATGGTCCTGGCGGGAGAGAAGCCGGACCGGATCCCGGTGGCCCTGTGGCGTCATTTTCCCGTTGACGACCAAGATCCCCGCGCGCTGGCGGAATCGTCGATTGCATTCCAGGAGGAGTTCGGCCTGGACCTGATTAAAGTGACGCCGGCGTCCTCCTTCTGCCTGAAGGATTGGGGAGTGCAGGATGTGTGGGAAGGCAACACCGAGGGGACGAGGACGTATACCCGGGATGTCGTCCAAAAACCGGGCGATTGGAAGCGGCTGAAAATCCTGGATCCGGTCAAAGGGGCGCTGGGAAATCAGTTGGCTTGCTTGAAGGAAATCGTCCGCCGCAAGGGTGGAACCGTTCCGGTTCTGCAAACGGTGTTCAACCCGCTGGCGCAGGCCAAGCACCTGTGCGGGCCGGACCGGCTGAAGGAGCATTTAATCCGCTATCCCGACGCGCTCCGGGAGGGCTTGGACATCATCGCCCGGTCGACGGTGTTGTTCGTGGAAGCCAGCTTGGAAACGGGGATCGACGGTGTCTTCTTTGCCGTCCAGCACGCCAACGCCGCCTTTCCCGGAGAAGAGGAATACCGCCGCTGGGCGGTGAAGGACGATCAGACCATTCTGCGCGCCGCCCGCAGCGCCTGGTTGAACGTCCTGCACCTGCACGGGCTGAAGGTGTATTTTTCCCTCGCCCAGGAATACCCCGTCCAGGTGGTCAACTGGCACGACCGGGAATCCGGACCGTCGTTGGAAAACGGATATCAGAAATCGCGGAAGACGGTTTGCGGCGGCTGGCGGCAATGGGAAACGATGGCGCTGGGAAACGAAAAGAAGATCGACTCCGAGGCCCAGGATGCAATCCGGCAGATGAAGGGCAGGCGCCTTATTTTGGGAACCGGCTGCGTGACGCCGATCATCGCTCCCCGCACCTGCCTGAAAGCGGCCGCGAAACATCGGAAGGGATAGCCGCCGCGCGGAAGGATGATCCTGACGGGGGGGGGCATCGCCGAGCGCCGGGGCGCGGAAGCGCTGAGAGGCAAAGCAAAAGGTGCGGAAGGCTGTGCTTATTCGTTTTTTCCCCAGATAATCTCCTCAATCCTGCGGCGGGTTCGGCGCGCGGCCGAACGGGCGCGCGCGAACCAGCGGTCCGACCACGGCAGACGGCGGCCTTTCCTGCGGACGGAGGAAACCCACTTCGCCACGACCGAGCCCCACGTGAGTCCGGCGCCGAAAGCGACCATGACGATGTTGTCGCCGGGCCGGAGTTGTCCGGCCGACACGGCTTCGCAGAGGGCGATGGGGATGGACGCCGCGGAGGTATTGCCGAAGCGGTCGATGTTCATCACGAACCGGTCCATCGGCAGGTTCAACTCCTTGGCGGAGGACTCGATGATCCGGCGGTTGGCCTGGTGGGGGATGATCAGGCGGATGTCCTCCAAGGCCAGCCCGGCTTTGGCGACTACTTCGCGGATGGAGGATGCGATCACGCGGGTGGCGAACCGGTAAACGCCCCGGCCGTTCATCACGATCGCGTGCTTGTTGTCTTCGAGGGTTTCCAGCGAAGCCGGCATGCGGCTTCCGCCGGCCGGAACCATCAGCAAGTCGCCCCCGGAGCCGTCGGAGCCGAGCGAGAAGGAGAGGACGCCCCCGGGTTTTTCACCGGCCTGCAGGACGACCGCCCCGGCGCCGTCGCCGAACAGCACGCAGGTGGACCGGTCGTTCCAGTCGATCATGCGGGACAGGGTTTCCGAACCGATGACCAGCGCGGTGGAATAGACGCCGCCGACGATCATCTGCGACGCCACCGCCAGCGCGTAGGGGAAGCCGGAGCAGGCCGCCGAGAGGTCGAAGGCCGCGGCGTTGCTGGCGCCCAACTGGTCCTGGACGACGCAGGCGGTGGAGGGAAACAAGTACTCGGGAAGGCTGGTGGCGACGATGATCAGATCGATGCGGCGCGCGGGAACACCGGCGATGTTGAGCGCCTGAATTGCGGCGTCCGCCGCCAGCGTGGCGGTGGATTCCCGCGGCCCGGCGATGTGCCGTTCGCGGATCCCGGTCATGGTTTGGATCCATTCGTCGCTGGTGTCGACCATCCTCGTCAGGTCGTCGTTGGTCAGAACTTGAGGCGGGACGCTCATGCCCCAGCCCACGATGTGTGCGTAGCGAGCCATGCTTCCTCTTAGGCGGCGGTTTCCGGCAAGCGGGTGAATACCAAGGCGGCATTATGGCCGCCGAACCCGAACGAGTTCGACATCGCCGTGCGGAGAGGCTTCCTCCTGAGGCGAAGCGGGGTGTAATCCAGATCGCATTCCGGATCCGGCGAATCCAGGTTGATCGTCGGCGGAACAATCCCGTCCCGGAGTGCCAGGACGGTGAACACGGCTTCAATGCCGCCCGCCGCTCCGAGCAGGTGGCCGGTCATGGATTTTGTGGAGGAAATGGCGACGGAATGCGCCGCGGCGCCGAACACGCTTTTGATCGCGCGGGTTTCGGATTTGTCGTTCAGCGGGGTGGAAGTCCCGTGGGCGTTGATGTAATCCACCGCGGAAGGAGTCAATCCGGCTTGCCCGAGCGCCAGCCGCATGCACCCGGCGGCTCCAGATCCGTCCTCCAGCGGGGCGGAGATGTGATGGGCGTCGTTGGTCGTCCCGTAGCCGGCGAGTTCCGCCAGCAGGGGCGCTCCGCGCGCGCGGGCGAAATCGAGTTCCTCGAGGATGAGAATTCCCGCGCCCTCGCCGATGATGAATCCGTCGCGGTCCCGGTCGAACGGACGGGAGGCCGCCGCCGGCGCATCGTTGCGCTCCGAGAGCGTGCCCATCACGCTGAAGCCGGCGACGGCGATGGGGATGACGGCCGCCTCCGCACCGCCGGCGATCATCACGTCGGCCGCGCCGCGGCGGATGACCTCCGCCGCCTCGCCGATAGCATTGGCGGCGCTGGCGCAGGCGGAGGCGATGCTCAGGTTTGGGCCCCGCGCCCCGATGTGAATCGCCGCCAGCCCCGCGGCGTTGTCGGACAGCATCATCGGCACCAGGAACGGGCTGACGCGGTTCGGACCGCTGCGCCGCAGGGTTTCGCCTTCGCTGTCGAGCGTCCGCATCCCGCCGGTCGCACTGCTGATGAACACTCCCGTCCGTTCGGGAGCGGGGAGGGGCACGGGCAAGGCGGCGTTCCGGACGGCTTCGGTCACCGCCGCCATCGCGAATTGCGCGTAGCGGTCCGCGCGGCGCGCTTCCTTGCGCCCGAGGATGGCCGCCGGATCGAATCCCTTGACTTCGGCCGCGATCCTGGTCTTAAAGGAAGACGGATCAAATGCGGTGATGGCGTCCACGCCGGAACGGCCGGCGCATATTCCCTCCCAGGCTCTGTCGATGTTGTTTCCCACCGGGCAAATAATTCCCAGCCCGGTCACCATAACTCGTCTTTTCACGTTCCCTCTCCAAGCCGCGATTTTACTGCTTTAACACCGCCCGCGGAAGATCGATGCCGGATTCTTGGCCGGAAATTTGCGGGAGGCATCCGGATGGTTTATACTACATCGCGGCGGAGTGAACGAGTGGGAGGGCGTCTGTATGAAGCCGAATTTTTCAATCGTCATCCCGGTATTTAACGAGGAAGAAAGCCTTCCCGAATTCCACCGTCGGCTGGTTCGGATGAGCGAAGGCGCCGGGGGGAATTGGGAATTTCTCTACGTCAACGACGGCAGCACCGATGCCTCCACCGATCTGCTGAAAAGCTTCGCTAAGAAGGATCCGCGGGTTTGGGTGGTCGACTTCGCCAGAAATTTCGGCCACCAGATTGCGGTCACAGCCGGGCTGGACTCCGCCGCGGGGCGGGCGGTGATCGTGATCGACGCCGACCTGCAGGATCCTCCGGAAGTGATCCCGGAGTTGATCGCCAAGTGGCGGGAAGGCTACGAGGTGGTGTACGCCGTTCGTTCGGAGCGGGAAGGGGAAACCTGGATAAAGGAAACCACGGCGAAAATCTTTTACCGGCTGATCTTCCGGATCACCGACATCCAAATTCCGCTCGACACCGGCGACTTCCGGTTGTTGGACCATAAAGTGGTCGCCGTCATGCGCCGGATGCGGGAACGGCACCGCTTTTTGCGGGGGATGGCGTCGTGGGTGGGCTTCCGGCAAATCGGCGTCCCCTACAAGCGCCATGCCCGTTTTGCGGGGAAGACCAAATACCCGTTCAACAAGATGGTGCGTCTGGCGCTGAATGCGATCACGTCGTTTTCCTATTTCCCGCTCCAACTCGCAAGCTACCTGGGCTTCCTCTGCGCGGTCGCCGCGGCGGCGGCGATTCCGCTCGTTGTCGTGCTGCGCCTCACCGGATCGGCCGCCTTCTTCGGACAAGCAACCACGCTGATCTCGGTGCTGTTCCTGGGCGGCGTGCAATTGATTTGCGTGGGAATCCTCGGGGAATACATCGGGCGGATCTATGACGAGGCGAAGGGCCGGCCGTTGTATGTCACCCGCGACGACCTCGATGGCAGGGCTTCCGCAAAGCAGAAGAAGTAGTCCGGAACCCCAATGGCCTCCTCATTCCCCAACCGCCGGACGCCGTTTTACAATCCCAAGGCCCAGACAACATGGGCCTTTCCGGCCGTGTGTCTGGCGGCCTTTCTCCTCCGGCTGGTCAACCTCGGCCGGCAGGGTTTGTGGTTCGACGAGGCCTACACCGCATTCGTCGTCCGGCGGCCTCCGGCAGAGATGGTGCAGTTCCTGATCACCGACGGAGTCCACCCGCCGTTGTATTACGTGCTGATGGCGGCGTGGGTCCGGCTCTTCGGCGATTCGGAAGTGAGTCTGAGGCTGCCCTCCGCGATCGGCGGAGGCGTTGCGGTGTGGATCCTTTACCTTTTGGTCCGGCGGATGACCGGGGAGCGGGAGGCGCTGGTGTCGGCCGCGTTCCTCGGGGCGTCGCCCTTTCTGATCTGGCATTCCATGGACGCGCGCATGTATTCGCTGGAGTGCCTGGCGGCGGTGGCGGCGGCGTTTTTCTTCTGGGAATACCTGCATCGGCCGGCAGCCGGCGCTTTCCTCGGGTTTATCTTCTCGCATGCGCTTTTGTACGGGACGCATTATTTCGGCGTGTTCCTGCTGTTGGCCGAGGCTTTTTTCCTGATCCTGGGTTGGCGGGACCATCTGCGTGTGTGGATTCCGTTTCTCGCCGGGCAGGCCGCGGCCCTGGCTCCGCTGGCGGTCTGGGGCGGCATCCTCCTGCAAAGGGAGAACGGATCGTTTGGAATCGGATGGATTTCCAAGCCGGGCTGGATGGATCCGGTCCTGACGATGGTGAATTTTTTTGCGGCGAACGGCGGGCAGTGGAATCTCGCCGCCGTCACGGTGGGGCTCGCCTTGCTCCTGCTGTTTACCGCGGCGGCGAGGAGCGCCGCGCATACGGAGGCGGTCCGCTTCGGGTTTTTCTGGCTTGGAATTCCGGTCCTGATGGCTTGGGTCCTCTCCCAGAAGATTCCGATTTACATCGACCGGTACCTGATCCTCTCGCTTCCCGCCGCCGCCTTCCTGGCGTCGGTCGGAGCGGGGTCCCTGCGGGGATGGAAGCGTTGGTTTTTTCCGACTCTCTTGGTGGGAGCCATGATTCCGGGCGTTCTCGGGATCCATGGGCCGGCGGAAGGATACCGGAAAGAGGGTTGGCGCGAGGCGGCGCAATCCATCCGTTCGCAGTTCCAGTCCGGCGACGTCCTTCTGGTCCGCCTGTTTCAAGTGGCGGTTCCATTGCAGTATTACCAGGTTTTGGACCGGAATTGGTATGTCCTGGAGACCAATTCTCACGTGACCTTGCCTGAAATCGAACCGGGAGCGGGCAGGTTTTTTTTGGTGTATTGGTTTCCGGCGCAGTCGGCGCACAGCTTCGGCACGGAAATTCCGGCCTGGGCGGAGGACCACGATCCGCGCGTGGCGGCGTGGATGGAAGAGAGCTTCATCTTGCTGTCGAAGGAAAACGATTACCGCGGAGTGGTCGTCTTGGTGATGAAACCGGCAAAGGGATGACCGCCGGGGCCCGGCGGCCGGATGGTGCGGCGCCCCGGATTCGGATACAATGGAAACAGATGGAATTCGCGATAGGCAAAGGGGGAGCCATGCTTGAGCCAACCGATCTTGTTCTTGTCGCCATACTCAACAACCGCCGCGATCTCGAAGTCGTTCGGTTGCTGGGGTGGTACCGCATTCCGCTGCGGTCGGCGCCGAAACTCGTCTCCGTGGACGCGGTCGCGTTCTATCAGACAGCGGCGTTTGCCGAGGAGCGTTGGAGCATCCGCCGGTATGCGCGGGTCTGCGGGGTGGAATTGGTGCGGCGGGCAGAGTTGTTCCAGGATGAAGAAAATCATCCGCGGGCGCGGGAGGAATACTACAAACTGCAATTGGGGCCGCTGGAAACCCTTGCGCGTCCGGTTGTCTCACGAACCTGGCGGCGGTTGACGTTTTTTTACACCACGGGGGAGCGGCTGCTGAATTCGGAGGAGGTTGGCGGACTGGCGATTCCAACGGCGGACCGGAAGAGTTTGTGGCGTGCGCTTCGCGATCGGGGGTATCCGGAGGTGAGGGGGTTCGGACCGGAGGATTTTTCCCCCTGGGCAGACGCGATGGATGCCTTGTTTGAATCCACGAGGATGCACGGACAAACACCGAAAAAACCCGAATAAACCAACATACTCTCCGACTGCTCAGGCAGCATATTTCGACAGAATAATCTCAGCATACCATTACGGGTATTATTGGTTTTGTCCGTCACCCCGGCGTGGCTACCTCGCGCCTGCCCTCGCGCCTGCCCTCGCGCCTGCCCTCGCGAAGCGGGGGAAGCGGAGGAAGCGGGGTTCGAAGCCGGGGTCCATGATTTATTGAAGATTTACTGGATGCCGGCTAAGTTCACCCCCGACGAAGAACACAACGAGGACGGGCGCCGGCATGACGATCGCCAGCCGGGTAGTAACCATTTTTTTTCGTTGCTTTTTCGGGGCCGGTGCGGCGGAATGGCTGGGCCCACGCAGGATTGGGTTTTCTACGCGAATTCAACATTCCAGCATTTTTAGAACGACCCGCCGCTCACGGGGACCGTCGAATTCCGCCAGGTACACGCCCTGCCACGATCCCAACGCCAATCGTCCGTCTTCGATCGGCAGGGATAGGCTGGCGCCCAGCAGGGAGGAACGGACGTGAGCGGCGGAGTTGCCTTCTTCATGGCGGTGCGCCGGATCGGCGGGAGCGGTTTGATGTTCGAGGGTGTGGAGGATGTCCGCCCGCACGTCCGGATCCCAATTCTCGTTTAGGGTGAGGGCCGCGGTCGTGTGCGGCAGGAACAGGAAGCACACGCCGTTCATGACCCCGCTTTTCCCGACCTCGGATTGCACCGCACCGGTGATGTCGAGCAACTGCTGAGAGGCGCGCGAGGAGAATCGGAGGACGGGCATCGTATCACCGATGATACGTTCCCATCAGCGAGCCCGAATCCAGCAGGTGGCTTTGCATCTCCCGCTGCAGTTCGGCCGCGGTGCATCCGGATGGAAGATCCAACATCTCATCCAAGGCGAAAATC from Anaerolineales bacterium harbors:
- a CDS encoding peptide ABC transporter substrate-binding protein, which gives rise to MKPERNPGRILRHAAAVLLAVSGAGCAGGFTNPPPATMPSDVPAPTPASFSARIYLEEIGKDASEFASRYFSPEGDFSLAVPVEWQYNQNPDSGREVDSVSEIRGGPAVAAFYLLKKLGKEKDLRQSMRSFSELDWMAARRITVAEEGAFPAAEGTDGWRLSGTLIADSAHGLREAVELIAFLRGENVYVLAAYPDRARSPDAFTVEFLKAAESIRFEERRTEDVAKENALQLLLEEPATLDPALTQEGPGGAVGDLFSGLVALDTSLNIRPELAERWDVTPDGRTYTFHLRERARFHNGRPVTADDVLYSWLRAASPGLRSTTAVRYLGDIAGLREYRAGTADSIPGIRIVDPQTLQVTLNAPVPFFLEKLAYPTSWIVDRYNVRLPNWEFNPNGTGPFRMAQRVHQRSVLLETNGNYYGAPSKLRYIIYWITASSAESLFRSGKIDRMTVPSEMLPAVGNPHDEMFGAVSVERNLCTKFIRFNTEIAPFDDPLVRQAFSLSIDREVYAEVTAEEGDLPGSGILPPGMRGYSADYAWPVYDPDQARALLARSRYYDGTDPYPEIRFVLPSWGGEFEHSMEFLVDSWENALGIDIRVEGLAEEEYRKWLGGDPDMQMILSRHCAAYPDPDSFYGFLFHGSQADLSCGYRNDSLDALLDSAAVETDWFRRTDLYHQADRILYDDAPILILAYAGPTYAVWKTRVMGYVPVPITVAQHHRLWILSD
- a CDS encoding glycosyltransferase family 2 protein, with protein sequence MKPNFSIVIPVFNEEESLPEFHRRLVRMSEGAGGNWEFLYVNDGSTDASTDLLKSFAKKDPRVWVVDFARNFGHQIAVTAGLDSAAGRAVIVIDADLQDPPEVIPELIAKWREGYEVVYAVRSEREGETWIKETTAKIFYRLIFRITDIQIPLDTGDFRLLDHKVVAVMRRMRERHRFLRGMASWVGFRQIGVPYKRHARFAGKTKYPFNKMVRLALNAITSFSYFPLQLASYLGFLCAVAAAAAIPLVVVLRLTGSAAFFGQATTLISVLFLGGVQLICVGILGEYIGRIYDEAKGRPLYVTRDDLDGRASAKQKK
- a CDS encoding glycosyltransferase family 39 protein → MASSFPNRRTPFYNPKAQTTWAFPAVCLAAFLLRLVNLGRQGLWFDEAYTAFVVRRPPAEMVQFLITDGVHPPLYYVLMAAWVRLFGDSEVSLRLPSAIGGGVAVWILYLLVRRMTGEREALVSAAFLGASPFLIWHSMDARMYSLECLAAVAAAFFFWEYLHRPAAGAFLGFIFSHALLYGTHYFGVFLLLAEAFFLILGWRDHLRVWIPFLAGQAAALAPLAVWGGILLQRENGSFGIGWISKPGWMDPVLTMVNFFAANGGQWNLAAVTVGLALLLLFTAAARSAAHTEAVRFGFFWLGIPVLMAWVLSQKIPIYIDRYLILSLPAAAFLASVGAGSLRGWKRWFFPTLLVGAMIPGVLGIHGPAEGYRKEGWREAAQSIRSQFQSGDVLLVRLFQVAVPLQYYQVLDRNWYVLETNSHVTLPEIEPGAGRFFLVYWFPAQSAHSFGTEIPAWAEDHDPRVAAWMEESFILLSKENDYRGVVVLVMKPAKG
- the fabF gene encoding beta-ketoacyl-ACP synthase II, encoding MVTGLGIICPVGNNIDRAWEGICAGRSGVDAITAFDPSSFKTRIAAEVKGFDPAAILGRKEARRADRYAQFAMAAVTEAVRNAALPVPLPAPERTGVFISSATGGMRTLDSEGETLRRSGPNRVSPFLVPMMLSDNAAGLAAIHIGARGPNLSIASACASAANAIGEAAEVIRRGAADVMIAGGAEAAVIPIAVAGFSVMGTLSERNDAPAAASRPFDRDRDGFIIGEGAGILILEELDFARARGAPLLAELAGYGTTNDAHHISAPLEDGSGAAGCMRLALGQAGLTPSAVDYINAHGTSTPLNDKSETRAIKSVFGAAAHSVAISSTKSMTGHLLGAAGGIEAVFTVLALRDGIVPPTINLDSPDPECDLDYTPLRLRRKPLRTAMSNSFGFGGHNAALVFTRLPETAA
- a CDS encoding ketoacyl-ACP synthase III → MARYAHIVGWGMSVPPQVLTNDDLTRMVDTSDEWIQTMTGIRERHIAGPRESTATLAADAAIQALNIAGVPARRIDLIIVATSLPEYLFPSTACVVQDQLGASNAAAFDLSAACSGFPYALAVASQMIVGGVYSTALVIGSETLSRMIDWNDRSTCVLFGDGAGAVVLQAGEKPGGVLSFSLGSDGSGGDLLMVPAGGSRMPASLETLEDNKHAIVMNGRGVYRFATRVIASSIREVVAKAGLALEDIRLIIPHQANRRIIESSAKELNLPMDRFVMNIDRFGNTSAASIPIALCEAVSAGQLRPGDNIVMVAFGAGLTWGSVVAKWVSSVRRKGRRLPWSDRWFARARSAARRTRRRIEEIIWGKNE
- a CDS encoding YjbQ family protein; the encoded protein is MPVLRFSSRASQQLLDITGAVQSEVGKSGVMNGVCFLFLPHTTAALTLNENWDPDVRADILHTLEHQTAPADPAHRHEEGNSAAHVRSSLLGASLSLPIEDGRLALGSWQGVYLAEFDGPRERRVVLKMLEC